In the Primulina eburnea isolate SZY01 unplaced genomic scaffold, ASM2296580v1 ctg739_ERROPOS11973397, whole genome shotgun sequence genome, one interval contains:
- the LOC140821802 gene encoding uncharacterized protein, translating into MTNQELLLGQNHNGTLGQNQQVMLGPNNDTGIARIRGLGMGHTPEHEDGLGQSILSEGVDEHEYEQVNGLAMEEKPEHEVQEVHLHGENIELVIPENNELAISDHQELDENMDLAVLQHEDICIESLHEMSVHQNALVVTPSAVLQQRSLALSPYHELVVGQEFADVKACRRALRDTAIALHFEVQTIKSDKTRFTAKCASESCPWRIHAAKLPGVPTFTIRTINDNHTCGGISHLGHQQASVQWVANSVEQRLRENPNCKPKEILEEIHRVHGITLSYKQAWRGKERIMTAMRGSFEEGYRLLPQYCEQVKRTNPGSIASVYTNPADNCFQRLFISFQASIYGFLNACRPLLGLDRTFLKSKYLGTLLLATGFDGDGGLFPLAFGVVDEENDDNWMWFLSELHSLLEVNTENMPRLTILSDRQKGIVDGVEANFPTAFHGFCMRHLSESFRKEFNNTMLVNLLWETAHVLTVNEFDTKILEIEEISQDAAYWIRRIPPRLWATAYFEGTRFGHLTANIVESLNTWILEASGLPIIQMMECIRRQLMTWFNERREASMQWTSILVPTAERRVAEALERARTYQVLRANEAEFEVISHEGTNIVDIRNRCCLCRGWQLYGLPCAHAVAALLSCRQNVHRFTESSFTVATYRKTYSQTIHPIPDKTLWKEVSEGDPNAHKATDIVVYNNPNNVIINPPKSLRPPGRPRKKRVRAEDRGRVKRVVHCSRCNQTGHFRTTCAAPI; encoded by the coding sequence ATGACGAACCAGGAATTGCTGCTTGGACAGAATCATAATGGAACCCTTGGTCAGAACCAGCAGGTTATGCTGGGCCCTAATAATGACACAGGCATTGCTCGGATCCGTGGGTTGGGGATGGGACATACTCCTGAGCATGAGGATGGTTTGGGGCAGAGCATCTTATCTGAGGGCGTTGATGAGCACGAATATGAGCAGGTGAACGGGTTAGCAATGGAAGAGAAACCCGAACACGAAGTTCAGGAGGTGCATTTACATGGAGAGAATATCGAACTAGTTATCCCCGAGAACAATGAGTTGGCTATATCTGATCACCAAGAACTTGACGAGAATATGGATTTGGCGGTACTCCAGCACGAGGACATTTGCATTGAATCGTTGCATGAAATGAGTGTTCACCAGAATGCTTTAGTAGTTACTCCCTCTGCTGTCCTTCAGCAACGAAGTCTCGCTCTTAGTCCTTACCACGAACTTGTGGTGGGGCAAGAATTTGCCGATGTTAAAGCCTGTCGCAGGGCATTGAGGGACACAGCTATAGCTCTGCACTTTGAAGTGCAGACCATTAAATCAGATAAAACTCGATTCACTGCCAAATGTGCCAGTGAGAGCTGCCCTTGGCGCATTCATGCTGCGAAACTTCCTGGTGTACCAACTTTCACAATTAGGACCATTAATGATAACCATACGTGTGGAGGAATCAGCCATCTGGGGCATCAGCAGGCTTCAGTCCAGTGGGTTGCCAATTCTGTGGAGCAACGCCTTCGAGAAAATCCCAATTGCAAGCCGAAAGAGATCTTGGAAGAGATTCACAGAGTTCACGGTATTACTTTATCATACAAACAAGCTTGGCGTGGAAAGGAGAGGATTATGACTGCCATGCGTGGATCCTTTGAAGAAGGCTATCGGCTCCTTCCACAGTACTGTGAGCAAGTGAAACGGACGAACCCTGGAAGTATTGCATCTGTTTATACAAATCCAGCTGACAATTGCTTTCAGCGCCTATTTATCTCATTCCAAGCATCTATCTATGGCTTCCTAAATGCTTGTCGTCCTCTTCTTGGGCTGGACAGAACATTCTTGAAGAGCAAATACCTTGGTACTTTGCTTCTTGCTACTGGTTTTGATGGGGACGGTGGCCTTTTTCCTCTAGCCTTTGGTGTTGTTGATGAGGAAAATGATGATAACTGGATGTGGTTTCTATCTGAACTTCATAGCTTGCTCGAGGTCAATACAGAAAACATGCCAAGGCTTACGATATTATCAGATAGGCAGAAGGGCATCGTAGATGGAGTGGAAGCAAATTTCCCGACTGCTTTCCATGGCTTTTGCATGCGCCATTTAAGTGAAAGCTTCCGCAAAGAGTTTAACAATACTATGCTGGTTAACCTTTTATGGGAAACTGCTCATGTTCTGACTGTTAATGAATTTGACACCAAAATACTAGAGATTGAAGAGATATCCCAAGATGCTGCCTACTGGATACGTCGAATTCCCCCTCGTCTATGGGCTACCGCATATTTTGAGGGAACAAGATTTGGACATTTGACAGCTAATATAGTGGAATCGCTAAACACTTGGATTTTAGAAGCCTCGGGTCTTCCTATAATTCAGATGATGGAATGTATTCGGAGGCAGCTCATGACTTGGTTCAATGAACGTCGAGAGGCTAGTATGCAGTGGACTTCCATTCTTGTTCCTACAGCTGAGAGACGAGTCGCAGAGGCCCTTGAACGCGCTCGAACTTACCAGGTTCTCCGAGCAAATGAAGCAGAGTTTGAGGTAATATCTCACGAGGGAACAAATATTGTCGATATCCGGAACCGTTGCTGTCTTTGCCGGGGATGGCAACTCTATGGTTTACCATGTGCGCACGCCGTTGCAGCCTTACTTTCGTGCAGACAGAACGTCCATCGATTTACTGAGAGCAGTTTCACCGTTGCCACTTATCGGAAAACATACTCACAAACCATACACCCCATCCCGGATAAAACACTTTGGAAGGAGGTATCCGAAGGAGATCCTAATGCCCATAAAGCTACTGATATTGTTGTGTATAATAACCCGAACAACGTTATTATCAATCCACCTAAATCTTTACGTCCACCTGGCCGCCCAAGGAAGAAGCGAGTCAGAGCCGAAGATCGTGGCCGTGTGAAGAGGGTCGTACATTGTAGTCGCTGCAATCAAACCGGACACTTCAGGACGACATGTGCTGCGCCAATATGA